One window of the Populus nigra chromosome 4, ddPopNigr1.1, whole genome shotgun sequence genome contains the following:
- the LOC133692283 gene encoding transcription factor MTB1-like has translation MKIEVGMGGGAWNDEDKTMVAAVLGSKAFNYLLSNSVANQNLLMVMCGDENLQNKLSDLVDCPNSSNFSWNYAIFWQISCSKSGDWVLGWGDGSCREPKEGEESEFTRILNIRLEDETQQRMRKRVIQKLQTLFGESDEDNYALGLDRVTDTEMFFLASMYFSFPRGEGGPGNCYASGKHVWISDALKSGPDYCVRSFLAKSAGFQTIVLVATDVGVVELGSVRSVPESIEMVQSIRSWFSTRSSSIRTKPMDAAVAVAAMPVVGEKKDENSPFSNFGIVERVEGAPKIFGHDLNSSNHGHGFREKLAIRKMEERPSWNAYQNGSRLAFPGTRNRLHGSSWAQSFGLKQGTPGEVYGSQATANNLKELVNGVREEFRHNHYQGQKQVQVQIDFSGATSGPSVIGRPLGAESEHSDVEASCKEERPGAADDRRPRKRGRKPANGREEPLNHVEAERQRREKLNQRFYALRAVVPNISKMDKASLLGDAISYINELQAKLKKMEAEGGKLEGMRDSSTLDVNTNRESHNQARDVDIQASHDEVMVRVSCPLDSHPASRVIQALKEAQVTVIESKLSAANDTVVHTFVIKSEGSEQLTKEKLIAAISCESSSLQSLSSTG, from the coding sequence ATGAAGATTGAGGTGGGTATGGGAGGTGGGGCATGGAATGATGAAGATAAGACTATGGTTGCTGCTGTTTTAGGCTCAAAAGCTTTTAATTACTTGCTATCAAATTCAGTAgctaatcaaaatttattaatggtTATGTGTGGCGATGAGAATTTGCAAAATAAGCTCTCTGATCTTGTGGACTGCCCCAACTCCTCGAATTTTAGCTGGAACTATGCCATATTTTGGCAGATTTCATGTTCTAAGTCTGGTGATTGGGTTCTTGGTTGGGGAGATGGGTCTTGTAGGGAGCCTAAAGAAGGTGAAGAATCTGAATTCACTAGAATTCTTAATATACGCCTTGAGGATGAGACTCAACAGAGGATGAGAAAGAGAGTTATTCAGAAGCTGCAGACTTTGTTTGGCGAATCAGATGAGGATAATTATGCCTTGGGATTGGACCGGGTCACTGATACTGAGATGTTCTTTTTGGCATCTATGTATTTCTCCTTTCCTCGGGGAGAAGGTGGTCCGGGAAATTGTTATGCCTCCGGGAAGCATGTCTGGATCTCTGATGCATTGAAATCAGGGCCTGATTATTGTGTGAGATCATTTCTTGCAAAGTCTGCAGGATTTCAGACAATTGTGTTGGTGGCTACTGATGTTGGTGTTGTTGAATTAGGTTCTGTGAGATCTGTTCCTGAAAGTATCGAGATGGTTCAATCAATAAGGTCATGGTTTTCCACTCGGAGTTCAAGTATCAGAACCAAGCCAATGGATGCTGCAGttgcggtggcagccatgcctgTGGTGGGTGAAAAGAAAGATGAGAATTCCCCGTTTTCAAATTTTGGGATTGTGGAGAGAGTTGAAGGAGCTCCGAAGATTTTTGGTCATGATTTGAACAGCTCAAATCATGGTCATGGTTTTAGGGAGAAACTTGCCATCAGAAAGATGGAAGAGAGACCTTCATGGAATGCTTACCAGAATGGTAGTAGGCTTGCATTTCCTGGTACTCGAAATCGCCTGCATGGTTCTAGCTGGGCACAAAGTTTTGGTTTGAAACAAGGGACACCAGGTGAGGTTTATGGCTCGCAAGCCACAGCGAATAATCTAAAAGAGCTGGTTAATGGGGTTAGGGAGGAGTTTAGGCATAATCACTACCAAGGTCAAAAGCAGGTGCAAGTGCAAATTGATTTTTCAGGAGCCACTTCAGGGCCTTCTGTGATTGGCAGACCACTTGGTGCAGAATCTGAGCATTCAGATGTTGAAGCTTCGTGCAAGGAGGAAAGGCCAGGTGCGGCAGATGACAGAAGGCCTCGTAAACGGGGCAGGAAGCCAGCGAATGGAAGAGAAGAACCCCTTAATCATGTTGAGGCAGAGAGGCAGCGGCGAGAGAAGCTCAACCAGCGATTCTATGCACTACGAGCTGTTGTGCCCAATATTTCCAAGATGGACAAGGCTTCATTGTTAGGAGATGCTATTTCTTACATCAATGAGCTTCAAGCAAAGCTCAAGAAAATGGAAGCTGAAGGGGGAAAATTGGAGGGCATGAGAGATTCATCGACATTGGATGTTAACACAAATAGAGAAAGTCATAATCAAGCTCGAGACGTTGATATCCAAGCTTCCCATGATGAGGTGATGGTAAGAGTGAGTTGTCCATTGGATTCGCATCCTGCATCAAGAGTGATTCAAGCATTGAAAGAAGCACAGGTCACTGTCATTGAGTCGAAACTTTCCGCTGCAAATGACACTGTGGTCCATACATTTGTGATCAAGTCTGAAGGATCCGAGCAGCTAACGAAGGAAAAGCTGATAGCGGCAATTTCCTGCGAATCGAGCTCATTACAGTCATTATCATCAACTGGGTAG